From the genome of Ptychodera flava strain L36383 chromosome 22, AS_Pfla_20210202, whole genome shotgun sequence, one region includes:
- the LOC139122721 gene encoding leucine-rich repeat-containing protein 74B-like isoform X1 encodes MQKSYSTKNKHTAYAMDTDSDRLQSDDISEKSSSTKSSNKIIDNAVYKEACRRLQVVPSSRFMRTISNNEHVLNLKHCGLSAKDMNAISTALVRNLGITELCLSDNRLGKDGARHVADMLTENVSIVTLDISDNNIGSEGARMVCDMIAENNSLTSLNLSGNDIKNQDGMYFSDLLRSPRSGRLIDLNLSHNHIEESGGQQLALAIKHNRWLKTLNLSWNHIRRKGANSICKALKLNDCLMDVDLSWNGLGDEGAVLVAEVLQENTALRSFSVAYNRFSIKGINLITEGLRRNNTLQIFRVGGNMVTHAGSMDLLTVLETNVDTSIVTLDLGDSPVKKEFIDLLDELTSERPELNVIYGRLVRDFDLYAILARGRNKHPVNPVLVLRDYIVENGLRCHDLFYRFDENKDQIVTRTEFRRGILGTGLPLSAAERGRLYRRIDRKTRGFIEYKDFADVFEERVRNERRRRVRAKLEPREPTPQLNSDDELLA; translated from the exons ATGCAGAAGAGCTATTCCACCAAGAACAAG CATACCGCTTACGCCATGGACACAGACAGTGACCGCTTACAGAGCGATGATATATCGGAAAAATCGTCCTCTACCAAATCATCGAATAAAATCATCGACAACGCCGTCTACAAGGAAGCATGTCGCAGACTCCAGGTCGTTCCGTCGTCTCGCTTCATGCGGACTATAAGCAACAATGAACATGTTCTGAACCTGAAACATTGTGGTTTGTCAGCGAAAGACATGAATGCGATTTCTACAGCATTGGTG CGGAATTTGGGCATTACAGAACTGTGTCTGTCGGATAATCGCCTCGGCAAAGATGGTGCAAGACATGTCGCTGATAtgttgacagaaaatgtctcCATTGTAACTTTA GATATATCTGACAACAACATAGGGTCGGAAGGCGCCAGAATGGTTTGTGATATGATCGCTGAGAACAACTCACTAACAAGTCTTAATCTGTCGG gGAATGACATAAAAAACCAGGACGGAATGTATTTCTCAGACCTCCTAAGG AGTCCACGGTCGGGCAGGCTAATTGATCTCAATCTTAGCCACAACCACATTGAGGAGTCTGGTGGCCAACAACTTGCCTTAGCAATCA AACACAATAGATGGTTGAAAACACTGAACTTGAGTTGGAACCACATCAGAAGAAAAGGAGCCAATTCGATATGCAAAGCTTTAAAG TTGAACGACTGCCTGATGGACGTTGACCTGTCGTGGAACGGGTTGGGCGATGAGGGCGCCGTATTGGTAGCAGAAGTGCTGCAAGAGAATACTGCCTTGCGGTCATTCAGCGTAGCGTATAACAGATTCTCTATCAAGGGCATTAACTTGATCACGGAAGGGCTAAGACGGAACAACACTCTTCAAATCTTCAGA GTTGGTGGTAATATGGTGACACATGCAGGCTCTATGGATTTGTTGACAGTGTTAGAGACTAATGTTGACACTTCGATAGTTACACTAGATCTGGGC GACTCTCCGGTGAAGAAGGAATTCATTGATCTCTTGGACGAACTGACCAGTGAACGACCTGAGTTGAATGTTATATACGGACGTTTGGTCAGAGATTTCGACCTATACGCCATACTCGCTAGAGGGCGCAATAAGCATCCTGTGAACCCAGTCTTGGTACTCCGGGATTACATCGTGGAAAACGGTCTAAGATGCCATGACCTGTTTTATCGTTTTGATGAAAATAAGGACCAAATCGTGACAAGGACTGAATTTAGGAGAGGAATATTG GGTACGGGACTACCACTGTCAGCTGCAGAACGGGGTCGACTTTACCGACGTATTGACCGAAAAACTCGCGGATTTATTGAATATAA GGATTTCGCCGATGTCTTTGAGGAACGCGTACGGAATGAGCGACGCAGACGAGTTCGCGCCAAGCTGGAACCGAGAGAGCCGACGCCACAGCTAAACTCAGATGATGAGCTGTTAGCGTAG
- the LOC139122721 gene encoding leucine-rich repeat-containing protein 74B-like isoform X2, with product MDTDSDRLQSDDISEKSSSTKSSNKIIDNAVYKEACRRLQVVPSSRFMRTISNNEHVLNLKHCGLSAKDMNAISTALVRNLGITELCLSDNRLGKDGARHVADMLTENVSIVTLDISDNNIGSEGARMVCDMIAENNSLTSLNLSGNDIKNQDGMYFSDLLRSPRSGRLIDLNLSHNHIEESGGQQLALAIKHNRWLKTLNLSWNHIRRKGANSICKALKLNDCLMDVDLSWNGLGDEGAVLVAEVLQENTALRSFSVAYNRFSIKGINLITEGLRRNNTLQIFRVGGNMVTHAGSMDLLTVLETNVDTSIVTLDLGDSPVKKEFIDLLDELTSERPELNVIYGRLVRDFDLYAILARGRNKHPVNPVLVLRDYIVENGLRCHDLFYRFDENKDQIVTRTEFRRGILGTGLPLSAAERGRLYRRIDRKTRGFIEYKDFADVFEERVRNERRRRVRAKLEPREPTPQLNSDDELLA from the exons ATGGACACAGACAGTGACCGCTTACAGAGCGATGATATATCGGAAAAATCGTCCTCTACCAAATCATCGAATAAAATCATCGACAACGCCGTCTACAAGGAAGCATGTCGCAGACTCCAGGTCGTTCCGTCGTCTCGCTTCATGCGGACTATAAGCAACAATGAACATGTTCTGAACCTGAAACATTGTGGTTTGTCAGCGAAAGACATGAATGCGATTTCTACAGCATTGGTG CGGAATTTGGGCATTACAGAACTGTGTCTGTCGGATAATCGCCTCGGCAAAGATGGTGCAAGACATGTCGCTGATAtgttgacagaaaatgtctcCATTGTAACTTTA GATATATCTGACAACAACATAGGGTCGGAAGGCGCCAGAATGGTTTGTGATATGATCGCTGAGAACAACTCACTAACAAGTCTTAATCTGTCGG gGAATGACATAAAAAACCAGGACGGAATGTATTTCTCAGACCTCCTAAGG AGTCCACGGTCGGGCAGGCTAATTGATCTCAATCTTAGCCACAACCACATTGAGGAGTCTGGTGGCCAACAACTTGCCTTAGCAATCA AACACAATAGATGGTTGAAAACACTGAACTTGAGTTGGAACCACATCAGAAGAAAAGGAGCCAATTCGATATGCAAAGCTTTAAAG TTGAACGACTGCCTGATGGACGTTGACCTGTCGTGGAACGGGTTGGGCGATGAGGGCGCCGTATTGGTAGCAGAAGTGCTGCAAGAGAATACTGCCTTGCGGTCATTCAGCGTAGCGTATAACAGATTCTCTATCAAGGGCATTAACTTGATCACGGAAGGGCTAAGACGGAACAACACTCTTCAAATCTTCAGA GTTGGTGGTAATATGGTGACACATGCAGGCTCTATGGATTTGTTGACAGTGTTAGAGACTAATGTTGACACTTCGATAGTTACACTAGATCTGGGC GACTCTCCGGTGAAGAAGGAATTCATTGATCTCTTGGACGAACTGACCAGTGAACGACCTGAGTTGAATGTTATATACGGACGTTTGGTCAGAGATTTCGACCTATACGCCATACTCGCTAGAGGGCGCAATAAGCATCCTGTGAACCCAGTCTTGGTACTCCGGGATTACATCGTGGAAAACGGTCTAAGATGCCATGACCTGTTTTATCGTTTTGATGAAAATAAGGACCAAATCGTGACAAGGACTGAATTTAGGAGAGGAATATTG GGTACGGGACTACCACTGTCAGCTGCAGAACGGGGTCGACTTTACCGACGTATTGACCGAAAAACTCGCGGATTTATTGAATATAA GGATTTCGCCGATGTCTTTGAGGAACGCGTACGGAATGAGCGACGCAGACGAGTTCGCGCCAAGCTGGAACCGAGAGAGCCGACGCCACAGCTAAACTCAGATGATGAGCTGTTAGCGTAG